Below is a genomic region from Bacillota bacterium.
CAATATTGACTCAAAATACTAACTGGGAGAATGTGAAGAAGTCTCTAGCTAATTTTAGTGTTCTTACGCCAGAAACGGTTATTTCGATGGAAGACGATGAGCTTCAGGAAAAAATAAGACCAAGTGGTTTTTATA
It encodes:
- a CDS encoding endonuclease, translating into MREMLLKIYQLLFDYYKVDKWWPSDDAYEICVGAILTQNTNWENVKKSLANFSVLTPETVISMEDDELQEKIRPSGFY